From the genome of Ectobacillus sp. JY-23, one region includes:
- the aroB gene encoding 3-dehydroquinate synthase — MLMRYIETKSKCYPLYLGEEGLAALRSVYQQLQPTPSAVLVISDSSIAPLYMKQVTEALTSADVHTYVIPSGEKEKSFENYYAIQTYALEKGMDRRSVIIALGGGVIGDLAGFVAATFMRGIRFIQMPTTLLAHDSAVGGKVGINHPIGKNMIGAFYQPEAVIYHIPFLYTLPQEEWRSGYAEVIKHGVIGDAHLYDWLQKEILSLEDLRGEKLQYALQQAIAVKAKVVAADETESSVRAYLNFGHTLGHAIEAELGYGRLTHGDAVAMGMRFALLLSERIYDVDLASVAFAKWLFGYGYPKLPMELNIERLLLRMKQDKKAQSGEIRMVLLRGIADVCVEEVQDKVVLDALAQFIQTENL; from the coding sequence ATTTTAATGCGCTATATTGAAACAAAATCAAAGTGTTATCCGTTATATTTAGGTGAAGAGGGACTTGCAGCGCTGCGAAGTGTATACCAACAGTTACAACCGACCCCCTCCGCTGTTCTTGTTATTTCAGATTCTTCCATAGCGCCATTGTATATGAAACAGGTAACAGAAGCGCTAACAAGTGCTGATGTGCATACGTATGTAATACCAAGCGGTGAAAAAGAGAAATCTTTTGAAAATTATTATGCCATCCAAACATATGCACTAGAAAAGGGGATGGACAGAAGGTCGGTCATTATAGCGCTTGGTGGAGGAGTGATTGGCGATTTAGCAGGGTTTGTAGCTGCAACTTTTATGCGTGGCATTCGTTTTATACAAATGCCAACAACTCTTTTAGCGCATGACAGTGCAGTAGGTGGAAAAGTGGGCATAAACCATCCGATTGGAAAAAATATGATTGGTGCATTTTATCAGCCAGAAGCTGTTATTTATCATATTCCCTTTTTGTACACGCTACCCCAAGAGGAATGGCGATCTGGCTATGCAGAAGTAATAAAGCATGGTGTCATTGGTGATGCACATCTGTATGATTGGTTACAAAAGGAAATTTTAAGCCTGGAAGATTTACGCGGAGAAAAATTACAGTATGCATTGCAGCAAGCAATTGCTGTAAAAGCAAAGGTTGTAGCTGCTGATGAGACAGAGTCTAGTGTACGTGCCTATTTAAATTTTGGCCATACCCTTGGTCATGCTATTGAGGCGGAGCTGGGGTATGGTCGGCTGACGCATGGTGATGCGGTGGCTATGGGAATGCGCTTTGCGTTGCTATTGAGTGAGCGTATATACGATGTGGACTTGGCAAGTGTAGCGTTTGCAAAATGGTTGTTTGGGTATGGGTATCCAAAACTTCCGATGGAGCTTAATATAGAGCGTTTATTATTGAGAATGAAGCAAGATAAGAAAGCGCAATCGGGCGAGATTCGTATGGTATTGTTAAGAGGAATTGCAGATGTTTGTGTGGAAGAAGTACAGGATAAAGTTGTGTTAGATGCATTGGCACAATTTATTCAAACAGAAAACTTATAA
- the aroC gene encoding chorismate synthase: MRYLTAGESHGPQLTTIIEGVPAGLPLLVSDINEELARRQKGHGRGRRMQIEKDQAEILSGVRHGYTLGGPIALVVENNDFKHWTKIMGAAPITEEEAKEVKRQITRPRPGHADLNGAIKYGHRDMRNVLERSSARETTMRVAAGAVAKRILKELGIQVAGHVIEIGGVKSSHTYTSIEEVKRITEESPVRCLDAEAGARMMQAIDDAKANGDSIGGIVEVIVEGVPVGVGSYTHYDHKLDAKLAAAMMSINAFKGVEIGIGFEAARKPGSQVHDEIIWTEKGYGRSTNNAGGFEGGMTTGMPIVVRGVMKPIPTLYKPLRSVDIETKEEFQASIERSDSCAVPAASVVAEAVVAWELAAAIVEQFGRDRMDLIKNNIDKHREYAREF, from the coding sequence GTGAGATATTTGACAGCGGGAGAATCACACGGACCACAATTGACAACAATTATTGAAGGTGTTCCGGCAGGATTGCCTTTATTGGTATCCGATATTAATGAAGAGTTGGCAAGGCGACAAAAAGGTCACGGTCGTGGCCGCAGAATGCAAATTGAAAAAGATCAAGCAGAAATTTTGAGTGGAGTTCGTCATGGATATACGTTGGGGGGACCTATTGCTTTAGTTGTTGAAAATAACGATTTTAAACATTGGACCAAAATTATGGGTGCTGCCCCTATTACAGAGGAAGAAGCAAAAGAGGTGAAACGACAAATTACACGCCCCCGTCCCGGCCATGCTGATTTAAACGGTGCCATTAAGTATGGGCATCGTGATATGCGTAACGTCTTAGAACGATCTTCCGCCAGGGAAACAACCATGCGCGTAGCTGCAGGTGCAGTAGCAAAGCGTATTTTAAAGGAGTTAGGTATTCAGGTTGCAGGCCATGTTATTGAGATTGGTGGCGTAAAATCCAGTCATACATATACGTCGATAGAAGAAGTAAAGCGCATTACAGAGGAATCACCTGTACGCTGTTTAGATGCTGAAGCAGGCGCTCGTATGATGCAAGCGATAGATGATGCAAAAGCAAATGGAGATTCAATCGGTGGTATTGTAGAGGTAATTGTGGAAGGTGTGCCTGTAGGAGTAGGAAGCTATACGCATTACGACCATAAGCTTGATGCAAAGCTTGCGGCAGCTATGATGAGTATTAATGCTTTTAAAGGCGTAGAGATTGGTATCGGTTTTGAAGCGGCAAGAAAACCTGGAAGCCAAGTACATGATGAAATTATTTGGACTGAAAAAGGATATGGTCGTAGCACAAATAATGCCGGTGGGTTTGAAGGTGGTATGACAACGGGTATGCCAATTGTAGTGCGCGGTGTGATGAAGCCAATTCCGACCTTGTACAAGCCGCTTCGCAGTGTAGATATTGAAACAAAAGAAGAGTTCCAAGCAAGTATTGAACGTTCTGACAGCTGTGCGGTACCGGCTGCAAGTGTTGTGGCGGAAGCTGTCGTTGCTTGGGAGCTTGCAGCAGCTATTGTTGAGCAATTTGGAAGGGACAGAATGGACTTAATTAAAAACAATATAGATAAGCATAGAGAATATGCGAGGGAATTTTAA
- the ndk gene encoding nucleoside-diphosphate kinase yields MEKTYLMIKPDGVQRNVIGEIVSRFEKKGFQLVGAKLMQVTKETAELHYAEHKERPFFGELVDFITSAPVFAMVWQGEGVIATARQMMGKTNPKEAAPGTVRGDYGVTVGKNIIHGSDSPESAEREISIFFKEEELVSYTKIIDEWVY; encoded by the coding sequence ATGGAAAAAACATATCTAATGATCAAACCTGACGGCGTACAACGGAATGTAATTGGGGAAATCGTGTCTCGTTTTGAAAAAAAGGGGTTTCAATTGGTAGGCGCGAAATTAATGCAAGTAACAAAAGAAACAGCAGAACTACATTATGCTGAGCATAAAGAAAGACCGTTCTTCGGAGAGTTAGTTGATTTTATTACTTCTGCGCCTGTGTTTGCTATGGTGTGGCAAGGTGAAGGTGTAATTGCAACAGCTCGTCAAATGATGGGCAAAACAAACCCAAAAGAAGCTGCTCCAGGAACGGTTCGCGGTGATTACGGTGTAACGGTAGGTAAAAATATTATTCACGGTTCCGATTCTCCTGAGAGTGCGGAGCGTGAGATTTCTATCTTCTTCAAAGAAGAAGAACTGGTTTCATACACAAAAATAATAGATGAGTGGGTTTATTAA
- the hepT gene encoding heptaprenyl diphosphate synthase component II has product MKLQVMYSFLKSDLDKVEQELKQIAVSNDPLLAEAALALIEAGGKRIRPVFVLLAGKFGAYKFETIKHVAVALELIHMASLVHDDVIDNAYVRRGCATVNARWGDKVAMYTGDYLFAKSLECITNLEMPEIHKVLSHTMVELCKGEIEQIRDKYNFNQNLRTYLRRIKRKTALLIASSCQLGAVAAGADEQTSKRLFWFGYFVGMSYQIIDDILDFMSNEEELGKPAGEDLRQGNITLPVLYAMETPAIKRKLETVHAGMDRADMQYMIHLIKDGDAIERSFELSERYLQKALKIIQSLPKSQAKSAMQSIAKYIGKRKF; this is encoded by the coding sequence ATGAAGCTACAAGTAATGTATTCATTTTTAAAGTCAGATCTTGATAAGGTGGAGCAAGAACTTAAACAAATAGCCGTTTCTAATGACCCGTTGCTCGCTGAAGCGGCTTTAGCACTTATCGAAGCCGGAGGAAAACGTATTAGGCCGGTATTTGTATTGCTTGCTGGAAAATTCGGCGCATATAAATTTGAGACAATTAAACATGTAGCTGTCGCGTTAGAGCTGATACACATGGCATCTCTCGTACATGATGATGTAATAGATAATGCTTATGTTAGACGAGGATGTGCAACGGTCAATGCAAGATGGGGCGATAAGGTGGCTATGTATACCGGTGATTACCTGTTTGCCAAATCGTTAGAATGCATTACAAATTTAGAAATGCCAGAAATACATAAAGTCCTCTCACACACAATGGTGGAGTTATGTAAGGGAGAAATTGAACAAATTCGTGATAAATATAACTTTAACCAAAATTTGCGCACCTACTTAAGACGAATTAAACGTAAAACAGCTTTGCTTATCGCATCAAGCTGTCAGCTTGGTGCAGTAGCTGCCGGCGCAGATGAGCAAACATCCAAGCGTTTATTTTGGTTTGGTTATTTTGTTGGAATGTCCTATCAAATTATTGATGACATTTTAGATTTTATGTCTAACGAAGAAGAATTAGGTAAGCCAGCAGGAGAAGATTTACGTCAAGGAAATATTACATTGCCTGTTCTATATGCAATGGAGACCCCGGCTATTAAAAGAAAACTTGAAACGGTTCATGCAGGCATGGATAGAGCCGATATGCAGTATATGATTCACCTAATTAAAGACGGCGACGCAATCGAACGTTCATTTGAACTAAGTGAAAGGTATTTACAAAAAGCGTTGAAAATCATACAGTCACTACCTAAAAGTCAAGCAAAATCAGCTATGCAAAGTATTGCCAAATATATAGGAAAGAGAAAGTTTTGA
- a CDS encoding demethylmenaquinone methyltransferase: protein MQQSKEERVHDVFEKIYKKYDVMNSVISFQRHKAWRKYTMKVMDVKPGQTALDVCCGTADWTISLAEAVGPNGKVYGLDFSKNMLSVGEEKIKVRQMKQVTLLHGNAMSLPFEDNTFDYVTIGFGLRNVPDYMHVLKEMYRVVKPGGQVVCLETSQPTMFGIRHLYLVYFRYIMPAFGKIFAKSYNEYSWLQESARTFPGIKELTRMFKEAGFVKVRTKAFTFGVAAMHIGYKGEHHLG, encoded by the coding sequence ATGCAACAATCTAAAGAAGAACGTGTACATGATGTGTTTGAAAAAATTTACAAAAAGTACGATGTAATGAATTCTGTCATTAGTTTTCAGCGGCATAAAGCATGGCGCAAATATACAATGAAAGTCATGGATGTAAAGCCTGGTCAAACAGCATTGGATGTTTGTTGCGGTACAGCTGATTGGACAATATCTCTTGCAGAGGCAGTTGGTCCAAACGGTAAAGTATATGGGCTGGACTTTAGTAAAAATATGTTGTCTGTAGGAGAAGAGAAAATAAAAGTAAGACAAATGAAGCAGGTTACGTTACTACATGGGAACGCAATGTCTCTCCCTTTTGAAGATAATACGTTTGACTACGTAACCATTGGATTTGGCTTACGAAATGTACCAGATTATATGCATGTATTAAAAGAGATGTATCGTGTGGTAAAACCTGGGGGACAAGTGGTTTGCTTAGAAACCTCACAACCCACCATGTTTGGCATCAGACATTTGTATCTCGTGTATTTTCGTTATATTATGCCTGCTTTTGGTAAAATATTTGCTAAAAGTTATAACGAATATTCTTGGTTACAGGAATCTGCTCGTACGTTTCCGGGTATAAAGGAATTAACACGTATGTTTAAAGAGGCAGGGTTTGTAAAAGTGCGAACAAAAGCTTTTACGTTCGGTGTAGCCGCAATGCACATCGGCTATAAAGGAGAACATCATTTAGGTTAA
- a CDS encoding heptaprenyl diphosphate synthase component 1 codes for MYNNNFKILKERLQVKLQHPVLMQHIDMPDVDEEKLLLLYSILKSAKLHTKHIEHYAVAVMLVQIALDTHEKVSEMNVKKRQLTVLAGDYYSGLYYHLLADNHDISFIRTLAKAIEEVNEHKIYLHQHRAATVTEMIHSVQMIEASLIMKTCQHFQVTGWEEYAALFLGYARIEREYKQACNGESSVIFAAWKSLSGEEWEQEYQVYRQNAVRELYDSPIYEQWTAMTGHQL; via the coding sequence GTGTATAACAACAACTTCAAGATATTGAAGGAAAGGCTTCAAGTAAAGTTGCAGCATCCCGTTCTTATGCAGCATATTGATATGCCGGATGTGGATGAGGAAAAGTTGCTCTTATTGTATTCGATACTAAAAAGCGCCAAATTGCATACAAAGCATATAGAGCATTATGCTGTGGCAGTGATGCTTGTTCAAATCGCTCTTGATACACATGAAAAAGTGTCCGAAATGAATGTAAAGAAACGCCAGCTTACGGTATTAGCAGGAGATTACTATAGCGGACTGTATTATCATTTATTAGCTGACAATCATGATATTTCTTTTATTAGAACATTGGCTAAAGCGATCGAAGAAGTGAATGAACATAAAATTTATCTTCATCAACATAGGGCAGCTACGGTAACTGAGATGATTCATAGTGTGCAAATGATTGAAGCGTCCCTGATTATGAAAACGTGTCAGCATTTTCAAGTTACTGGCTGGGAAGAGTATGCAGCTCTATTTTTAGGATATGCACGTATTGAGAGAGAATATAAACAGGCTTGCAATGGTGAAAGCTCAGTTATCTTTGCGGCATGGAAAAGCTTATCTGGTGAAGAGTGGGAACAAGAGTATCAAGTGTACAGACAAAACGCTGTGAGGGAGCTGTATGACTCTCCCATATATGAGCAATGGACAGCTATGACTGGGCATCAACTTTAA
- the folE gene encoding GTP cyclohydrolase I FolE has translation MAKVNLSQIEEAVRLILEAIGDDPNREGVLETPKRVAKMYAEVFSGMHEDPKEHLHKVFGEEHEELVLVKDIPFYSMCEHHLVPFYGVAHVAYIPKGGRVTGLSKLARTVDTIARRPQLQERITSSVVDAIMEVLEPHGAMVVVEAEHMCMTMRGVKKPGAKTVTSAVRGVLETDAAARAEVLSFIKSN, from the coding sequence ATGGCAAAAGTAAACTTATCACAAATTGAAGAAGCAGTAAGATTAATTTTGGAAGCAATCGGGGATGATCCAAATCGAGAAGGTGTACTAGAAACACCTAAGCGTGTGGCAAAAATGTATGCTGAAGTATTTTCAGGTATGCACGAAGATCCAAAAGAGCATTTACATAAAGTTTTTGGAGAAGAACATGAGGAATTAGTTCTTGTGAAAGATATTCCGTTCTATTCTATGTGTGAACATCATCTTGTTCCATTTTATGGAGTAGCGCATGTTGCATATATTCCAAAAGGCGGTCGTGTAACGGGATTAAGCAAGCTTGCACGTACAGTGGATACGATAGCGCGTAGACCACAGTTGCAAGAGCGTATCACTTCTAGCGTTGTGGATGCTATTATGGAAGTTCTTGAGCCTCATGGCGCAATGGTAGTTGTGGAAGCTGAGCATATGTGTATGACAATGCGTGGTGTGAAAAAACCTGGGGCTAAGACAGTGACATCTGCTGTACGTGGCGTATTGGAAACCGATGCAGCGGCAAGAGCAGAGGTGTTATCTTTTATTAAATCTAACTAA
- a CDS encoding methyl-accepting chemotaxis protein: MLTGNKEAAYLQFQQKANPALLEAERIIRELAEYNADTAEKLDLANTNSARNADRTILCIIIGAMVSSIAVGLFISRLITRPLKEVQRLMGIAETGDLTAVGSYYSKDEIGMLIKSYNQMLRGFRSVIIQIHETAHILAANSEELVASEEQARTASNQITNYMQAVSIGAAQQVEQLQQVTIATEEMVSGIQHIAVNTQNVEQASHHTKSQTEEGRAFVVTSVQQMKQISEAVKVSAEFIQYMHKSSQDIERIVTAITNISGQTNLLALNASIEAARAGENGRGFAVVADEVRKLAEQTAVSAQQIKQLIQQIQSQSSHCVESMSLVTEEVESGVVGMSKIDNAFEDIMQAVARMFVEVQAVASISQQLAVGSKQVAASAVQIADVSREATHSIHTVSVVSQSQEASMEDISQAAKSLANLAEDMQQTVGRFKF; this comes from the coding sequence TTGTTAACAGGAAATAAAGAAGCCGCTTATTTGCAGTTTCAACAAAAAGCTAATCCGGCCCTGCTAGAAGCAGAAAGAATTATTAGAGAATTGGCGGAGTATAATGCAGATACTGCAGAAAAATTAGACCTTGCAAATACCAACAGTGCTCGTAATGCAGATCGTACTATTTTGTGTATTATTATCGGAGCTATGGTGAGTAGCATTGCAGTTGGGCTGTTTATTTCAAGATTAATTACCCGTCCATTAAAAGAAGTGCAACGTTTAATGGGAATTGCTGAAACAGGGGATTTAACAGCAGTAGGTAGTTATTACTCCAAAGATGAAATTGGTATGTTAATTAAATCGTATAATCAAATGTTGCGAGGGTTTCGTTCAGTTATTATTCAAATCCATGAAACCGCACATATTTTAGCTGCAAATTCAGAAGAGCTTGTTGCCTCGGAAGAACAAGCGCGAACAGCAAGTAATCAAATTACAAATTATATGCAAGCTGTATCCATCGGAGCAGCGCAACAAGTGGAGCAACTGCAACAGGTGACGATTGCAACAGAAGAAATGGTATCTGGTATCCAGCACATTGCAGTAAATACACAAAATGTAGAGCAAGCTTCTCATCATACGAAATCCCAGACGGAAGAGGGGCGGGCATTTGTCGTTACTTCTGTTCAGCAAATGAAGCAAATCTCAGAAGCGGTAAAGGTATCAGCGGAGTTTATACAATATATGCACAAAAGCTCTCAAGATATTGAAAGAATTGTAACCGCTATTACGAATATTTCGGGACAAACAAATTTATTGGCTTTAAATGCCAGTATTGAAGCTGCCCGTGCTGGTGAAAATGGTAGAGGCTTTGCTGTAGTAGCTGACGAGGTTCGTAAGCTGGCAGAACAAACAGCTGTTTCTGCACAGCAAATTAAACAACTTATCCAACAGATTCAGAGTCAGTCTTCACATTGTGTAGAGTCCATGAGCCTTGTTACGGAAGAAGTGGAATCTGGTGTTGTTGGTATGAGTAAAATTGATAACGCCTTTGAAGATATTATGCAAGCGGTTGCGAGAATGTTTGTAGAGGTGCAAGCGGTCGCCTCTATATCCCAACAACTAGCTGTTGGAAGTAAACAAGTAGCTGCATCAGCAGTGCAAATTGCTGATGTATCTCGTGAAGCAACGCATTCTATTCACACTGTTTCTGTTGTATCTCAATCTCAAGAGGCATCTATGGAAGATATTTCGCAAGCAGCTAAGAGTCTTGCTAATCTGGCTGAAGATATGCAACAAACCGTGGGTCGATTTAAATTTTAA
- a CDS encoding MCP four helix bundle domain-containing protein, with product MNGLKNLKVRTKIFFIIFISTFALFAVGATGFYHMRTMKENTTEMYNDRLLPVRWVNIARSNLYIIKGNVLETMLTSDPSRQEELMKEIDKAMKENNDLIKLYSERELSVFEQERLKKYNTLISIYRVERESFRNLVNRK from the coding sequence ATGAACGGACTAAAGAATTTGAAGGTAAGAACGAAGATTTTCTTCATAATTTTCATTAGTACTTTTGCATTATTCGCTGTAGGGGCAACAGGCTTCTATCACATGCGTACCATGAAAGAAAATACGACAGAAATGTATAATGACCGCTTACTTCCGGTTAGATGGGTTAATATTGCCAGATCAAATCTATATATTATAAAAGGGAATGTGCTTGAAACAATGCTAACAAGTGATCCATCCAGGCAGGAAGAGTTAATGAAAGAAATTGATAAGGCAATGAAGGAGAATAATGATTTAATAAAGCTTTATAGTGAGCGAGAACTGAGTGTATTTGAGCAAGAGCGGCTCAAAAAGTATAACACCCTTATATCCATATATAGAGTAGAAAGAGAGAGTTTTAGAAACCTTGTTAACAGGAAATAA
- a CDS encoding HU family DNA-binding protein, which produces MNKTDLVNAVAEASDIAKKDATKAVDAVFDAILEALKNGDKVQLIGFGNFEVRERAARKGRNPQTGEEIEIAASKVPAFKPGKALKDAVQQ; this is translated from the coding sequence ATGAATAAGACGGATTTAGTAAATGCGGTTGCGGAGGCAAGCGATATCGCAAAAAAAGATGCGACAAAAGCTGTTGATGCTGTTTTTGATGCAATCTTAGAAGCGCTAAAGAATGGTGATAAGGTACAGTTGATCGGATTCGGAAATTTCGAAGTTCGTGAACGTGCTGCTCGCAAGGGACGCAATCCTCAAACTGGCGAAGAAATCGAAATCGCTGCAAGCAAGGTACCTGCGTTCAAACCAGGAAAAGCGTTAAAAGACGCGGTTCAACAATAA
- the spoIVA gene encoding stage IV sporulation protein A has product MEKIDIFKDIAERTGGDIYFGVVGAVRTGKSTFIKKFMELVVIPNIGNEADRQRAQDELPQSAAGRTIMTTEPKFVPNQAVSIQVEDGLAVNIRLVDCVGYTVPGAKGYEDENGPRMINTPWYEEPIPFHEAAEIGTRKVIQEHSTIGVVVTTDGTIGEIPRRDYLEAEERVVNELKEVGKPFIMVINTVQPYHPDTEQLRQHLIGQYDIPVLAMSVEGMREGDVLNVLREALYEFPVLEVNVNLPSWVMVLNENHWLRQSYQEAVQETVKDIKRLRDVDRVVWQFSQYEFIDRASLAGIDMGQGVAEIDLYAPDELYDQILKEVVGVEIRGKDHLLKLMLDFAHAKTEYDQVADALRMVKQTGYGVAAPALADMSLDEPEIIRHGARFGVKLKAVAPSIHMIKVDVESTFEPIIGTEKQSEELVRYLMQDFEDNPLSIWKSDIFGRSLSSIVREGIQAKLSLMPENARYKLKETLERIINEGSGGLIAIIL; this is encoded by the coding sequence TTGGAAAAGATTGATATTTTCAAAGATATCGCTGAACGGACCGGTGGTGATATCTACTTTGGAGTGGTAGGTGCTGTTCGCACCGGTAAGTCGACATTCATTAAAAAGTTTATGGAACTTGTTGTAATTCCTAACATTGGTAACGAGGCAGACCGCCAACGTGCCCAAGATGAATTACCACAAAGTGCCGCTGGTAGAACAATTATGACAACAGAGCCAAAATTTGTACCGAATCAAGCAGTGTCTATTCAAGTAGAAGATGGGTTAGCTGTTAACATTAGGTTGGTTGATTGTGTAGGCTATACGGTACCAGGAGCAAAGGGCTATGAGGACGAGAATGGACCTCGTATGATAAACACACCTTGGTATGAAGAGCCGATTCCGTTTCATGAAGCAGCTGAGATTGGAACGCGCAAGGTAATACAAGAGCATTCTACAATTGGTGTTGTTGTTACTACGGACGGTACTATCGGTGAAATTCCACGTCGTGATTACCTAGAAGCTGAAGAGCGTGTTGTAAATGAATTAAAAGAAGTAGGAAAGCCATTTATTATGGTCATCAACACTGTACAGCCGTATCATCCTGATACAGAGCAATTGCGTCAGCATTTAATTGGGCAATATGACATTCCTGTTCTTGCGATGAGTGTAGAAGGTATGCGAGAAGGTGATGTGTTAAATGTACTTCGTGAAGCGCTTTATGAATTCCCTGTTTTGGAAGTGAATGTGAACCTGCCGAGCTGGGTGATGGTGCTAAATGAAAATCATTGGTTGCGACAAAGCTATCAAGAAGCTGTACAAGAAACAGTAAAAGACATTAAGCGTCTTCGCGATGTAGATCGTGTAGTGTGGCAGTTCAGTCAGTACGAATTTATTGATCGAGCAAGCCTTGCTGGTATTGATATGGGGCAAGGTGTTGCTGAAATTGATTTATATGCACCAGATGAGCTGTATGACCAAATTCTGAAAGAGGTTGTCGGTGTAGAAATTCGCGGTAAAGATCACTTGCTGAAGCTTATGCTAGACTTTGCTCATGCAAAAACAGAATATGATCAAGTAGCAGATGCGCTACGCATGGTGAAGCAAACGGGATATGGCGTTGCTGCTCCTGCACTAGCTGACATGAGTCTAGATGAACCAGAAATTATTCGCCATGGAGCACGTTTTGGTGTAAAGCTAAAGGCTGTAGCCCCATCAATTCATATGATTAAAGTTGATGTGGAATCTACTTTTGAACCTATCATCGGTACCGAAAAGCAAAGTGAAGAGCTAGTTCGATACTTAATGCAGGATTTTGAGGATAATCCGTTATCTATTTGGAAATCTGATATATTCGGTCGTTCACTTAGCTCTATTGTGCGAGAAGGCATTCAAGCGAAGCTGTCATTGATGCCTGAAAATGCAAGGTATAAGTTAAAGGAAACACTTGAACGCATTATCAATGAAGGTTCAGGTGGTTTAATTGCCATCATCTTGTAA
- a CDS encoding DUF2768 domain-containing protein, with protein sequence MALMKMWFSFGAMGMMFIAILFILMSRHKIRNPFLKGITAFIAYSFMIVSGFIIFVVVFSGPVSK encoded by the coding sequence ATGGCTTTAATGAAGATGTGGTTTTCGTTTGGGGCGATGGGAATGATGTTTATTGCTATCTTGTTTATTTTAATGAGTCGTCATAAAATACGTAATCCATTTTTGAAAGGGATTACTGCTTTTATAGCGTATTCATTTATGATTGTTTCTGGGTTCATTATTTTTGTGGTCGTGTTTAGTGGACCTGTTAGTAAATAA
- a CDS encoding stage VI sporulation protein F has translation MSNNFFDNVEKQTKVNKEDIFKLASSVQNANLKDEQVLRQLIHQVAAMAGRQVPKEKEDQIVKAIISNNLPADLSTLGNMFKK, from the coding sequence ATGTCAAATAACTTTTTTGATAATGTAGAAAAGCAAACAAAAGTAAATAAGGAGGATATTTTTAAATTAGCTTCCTCTGTTCAAAATGCGAATTTAAAGGATGAGCAAGTATTGCGTCAATTAATTCATCAAGTTGCAGCGATGGCTGGTCGTCAAGTACCTAAGGAAAAAGAGGATCAAATCGTTAAAGCAATTATCAGCAACAACCTTCCTGCAGACCTGAGTACATTAGGAAATATGTTTAAAAAGTAA